One genomic window of Chrysiogenes arsenatis DSM 11915 includes the following:
- the fliS gene encoding flagellar export chaperone FliS yields MSVKDPYGAYKRNEIQGASQGRLIILLYDGAIRFLNQSIVAIEKKDIGAAHENIMRAENIIAELMNSLNMDAGEVAQNLLRLYEFMIWHLIQGNKDKDKDKITEVIGMLGDLRVAWQQIVGGKVDGENAVPPVQNGGETAPKKLNISL; encoded by the coding sequence ATGTCTGTAAAAGATCCCTATGGTGCATATAAGCGCAATGAAATTCAAGGCGCTTCACAAGGAAGATTGATCATACTTTTATACGATGGAGCAATACGCTTTCTGAATCAGTCTATTGTGGCTATTGAGAAAAAAGATATTGGTGCGGCGCACGAAAACATCATGCGAGCCGAGAATATCATCGCAGAGTTGATGAACTCGTTAAATATGGATGCGGGCGAAGTCGCCCAAAATCTCCTTCGATTGTATGAATTTATGATCTGGCATTTGATTCAGGGGAACAAGGACAAGGATAAGGATAAAATTACTGAGGTAATTGGTATGCTTGGCGATCTTCGAGTCGCATGGCAGCAGATTGTTGGTGGTAAGGTTGACGGGGAAAATGCCGTGCCTCCGGTTCAAAACGGTGGCGAGACAGCTCCGAAAAAACTTAACATATCGCTTTAA
- a CDS encoding 30S ribosomal protein S1, whose translation MMDNDYKPHEEAGEDFAAMLEQDFRQREESGRIVEATVVQKNDNEVLLDIGEKVEGILSREEMDGAEFDALQAGSKLDVFNTGRTEGNNGFIRVSKQKADQRKGWDTLVAGFEQGEPFEGTISGVVNRGFNVDIKGVKAFLPISQADIRQIRETPEEMAKYVGLTDMFKIINLSPKRHNVVVSRRAFLEETKEKLKSQIIDKIKVGELITGKVKNITEYGVFVDLGGIDGLLHITDISWGRVSHPSAMFKEGDSVEVVVLDFNRSAERVSLGYKQKTEDPWLKVSERYQPGSIVKGKVVSFVDYGAFVEIECGIEGLIHISEMSWTSRVRSPSQVLAIGDSVEVRLLAIDPENRRLSLSLRGVTPNPWDVVGEKYPIGTTVSGKIKNITDFGAFLGLEEGIDGLIHISDMSWTRNNHPSEVVKVGDHVEAKVLAFDRVKERLSLGLKQLQSNPWELVENRYPIGAMVSGEVVNLTDFGAFVKLEDGVEGLLHVSEISMNRIERPSDVLSIGQQVEAQVIKLSKEDRRIGLSMKQNENFVDESTD comes from the coding sequence ATGATGGACAACGATTACAAACCACATGAAGAAGCGGGTGAAGATTTTGCTGCCATGCTGGAGCAGGATTTCCGTCAACGCGAAGAGTCTGGGCGAATTGTAGAAGCGACGGTTGTGCAGAAAAATGACAATGAAGTTCTGCTCGACATTGGAGAAAAAGTAGAAGGCATCCTCAGCCGTGAAGAGATGGATGGTGCTGAGTTTGATGCATTGCAAGCAGGTAGTAAGCTCGATGTTTTTAATACAGGTCGAACCGAGGGAAATAACGGGTTTATCCGAGTCAGCAAGCAAAAGGCTGACCAGCGCAAAGGATGGGATACGCTCGTCGCTGGTTTTGAACAGGGTGAGCCATTTGAAGGGACTATTTCTGGTGTTGTCAACCGTGGGTTTAATGTAGACATTAAGGGAGTTAAGGCATTTTTGCCTATTTCGCAAGCGGATATCCGTCAAATTCGTGAAACACCAGAAGAAATGGCGAAGTATGTCGGCCTGACGGATATGTTCAAAATTATTAACCTTTCTCCGAAGCGTCACAATGTTGTGGTATCGCGCCGAGCTTTTCTGGAAGAGACCAAAGAGAAGCTAAAATCACAAATTATCGACAAAATAAAAGTCGGTGAATTGATCACTGGTAAGGTGAAAAACATTACTGAATATGGTGTTTTTGTTGACCTCGGCGGCATTGACGGCTTGCTACACATTACAGATATATCGTGGGGACGCGTGTCGCATCCTTCCGCTATGTTTAAAGAAGGTGATTCGGTTGAAGTTGTTGTGCTCGACTTCAATCGTTCTGCCGAGCGGGTTTCGCTTGGATATAAGCAAAAAACTGAAGATCCTTGGTTAAAGGTAAGCGAGCGCTACCAACCTGGAAGTATAGTAAAAGGCAAGGTCGTCAGTTTTGTCGATTATGGCGCCTTTGTTGAAATTGAGTGTGGCATTGAAGGGTTGATCCATATCAGTGAAATGAGCTGGACGAGCCGTGTCCGTTCGCCGTCACAGGTATTGGCAATAGGCGATTCGGTTGAAGTGCGACTCCTCGCCATTGACCCAGAGAATCGTCGTTTATCACTCAGTTTGCGTGGTGTAACACCGAACCCTTGGGATGTTGTCGGTGAGAAGTATCCGATTGGAACTACCGTTTCTGGCAAAATTAAGAATATTACAGATTTCGGTGCTTTCCTTGGCCTTGAAGAGGGAATTGATGGGTTGATTCATATTTCCGACATGTCATGGACGCGCAACAACCACCCTTCTGAAGTGGTAAAAGTTGGCGACCATGTAGAGGCAAAAGTGCTGGCCTTTGACAGAGTCAAAGAGCGTTTAAGCCTTGGGTTGAAACAATTGCAATCAAATCCTTGGGAGCTGGTGGAAAATCGCTACCCGATTGGCGCGATGGTCAGCGGTGAAGTTGTTAACCTCACTGATTTTGGTGCCTTTGTAAAGCTAGAGGATGGGGTTGAGGGCTTGTTGCATGTTTCAGAAATTTCTATGAACCGCATTGAGCGTCCAAGTGACGTGCTTTCTATTGGTCAGCAGGTCGAAGCACAAGTGATCAAGTTAAGTAAAGAAGATCGCCGCATCGGTCTCAGCATGAAGCAAAATGAGAATTTTGTGGACGAAAGTACTGACTAA
- a CDS encoding STAS domain-containing protein, which translates to MNKSVKNGVIIFSLSGDIEATAGKKLNSAIRSALGNDGKNVLLNFQDVSYMNSAGLRELIDIVKYCNKSNFKLKISNLPEDICEMFEFTNLTRVFSIHTTESQALTSF; encoded by the coding sequence ATGAACAAGAGTGTAAAAAATGGTGTTATCATTTTCAGTCTGAGCGGTGATATCGAAGCAACTGCGGGTAAAAAATTAAACAGCGCTATTCGCAGTGCACTCGGCAATGATGGGAAAAATGTACTCTTGAATTTTCAAGATGTCAGCTATATGAACAGTGCTGGACTGAGAGAACTGATCGATATTGTAAAGTATTGCAATAAAAGCAACTTTAAATTGAAGATATCGAATCTTCCAGAAGATATTTGCGAGATGTTTGAATTTACCAACCTTACGCGCGTTTTTTCGATACACACAACAGAGTCACAAGCTCTTACCTCTTTTTAG
- the fliD gene encoding flagellar filament capping protein FliD, with translation MSSINFTGLSSGLDTSSMIKIQVEARGKRLNRMLDQKELLDLQRQAFQTVSNDLMTLRSQLLDLRLQSTFYNRDVTLSNNSMASAKAAPDAPKISHTLEVNQLAKGATASSFYTRASISAAVVPNTSNITGVSTSYPGMLEGKHDIAIQTISAGGTSFATAKNTLSLDNKPVMKAVSGADVEGAEGMFGGSITIGETLNVTVNGTQVAVTFDQAFSASSTLTSVANYLDKSINAAVNAQRGTQDIRYIAVGNSANDWTSSDDYLTIYNTEVAIGETLTVDGGSAANALGFGLGGTAKTVTAIEKNTFVEVVSASATAYTALRTTMGSSAEGLMGGDFTFAVASGSTIQDGSLRIITNSGMRFGETTSTTVKGATNIGTIDTTKSLSTAGFTNYDSNKIKGFFTVNGVKIELLKDPDPNDPSDDPNPTVQELLAAINGSGAGVTASYDATNGRFLLTSNTPGASSVTVGDSTDTSNFLTMAGLTAVSGAQTTAGSSPSAVDPTVTGLGFGKGIFTINGVSIYVDNKYDSINDVIRKINNSGAGVTASFDVNSNKLHLSSELGKNTTNASKIQIGSANDTSNFLGFANLAANFSNPTTTVQEIGTKGQDAVFQYDGVVYVKNTNEIEKLPGGIDLTLKGVTASTESITVAGNTDNTVDRIAKFIALYNKAMEYINPFRLSDDDRKYLKPLDAESVQSMTFSQQDQYEEKYRSFNMQETLRKSSEMKGLSANMKRLVTGYYGDAGSTVKSLGDIGITLAGRNDYKVLMKGMLLLDSTDEEEIKAALQNNGVFMAAIAENEEEVFNLFSRVDDNGDSYGIARKMQDMIEGYVFTDGVLNNKLRVGGLMSRDADSLTKNITREKKRLDAYEASLKRQYAALEKRMSELQSQSSALLSFAGLPSG, from the coding sequence ATGTCAAGTATAAATTTCACTGGGTTATCCAGCGGTCTGGATACTTCCAGCATGATTAAAATTCAAGTAGAAGCTCGCGGCAAGCGGCTCAATAGAATGCTGGATCAAAAAGAATTGCTCGACTTGCAACGGCAGGCGTTTCAAACGGTGAGTAATGATCTTATGACGCTCCGCTCACAATTGCTCGACCTTCGCTTGCAGTCCACGTTTTATAATCGTGACGTTACTCTAAGCAATAATAGCATGGCTTCGGCAAAAGCCGCACCTGATGCGCCGAAAATATCGCACACGCTCGAAGTGAACCAACTAGCGAAAGGCGCAACCGCGTCGAGTTTTTATACCCGTGCGTCAATATCCGCTGCTGTAGTGCCAAATACTTCCAACATTACCGGTGTTTCTACGAGTTATCCCGGTATGCTGGAAGGGAAACACGATATTGCCATTCAAACAATCTCTGCCGGAGGCACTTCGTTCGCTACCGCAAAAAATACCCTTTCCCTTGATAATAAACCAGTCATGAAGGCGGTATCGGGTGCTGATGTAGAAGGTGCCGAAGGGATGTTTGGTGGATCGATCACTATAGGTGAAACCCTGAATGTAACCGTGAACGGTACTCAGGTTGCGGTTACATTTGATCAGGCCTTCAGTGCTTCCAGTACATTGACTTCAGTTGCCAATTATCTTGATAAGTCAATCAATGCTGCGGTAAATGCACAACGTGGCACGCAAGATATCCGGTATATTGCTGTCGGTAACTCTGCTAACGACTGGACAAGTAGCGACGATTACTTAACGATTTACAATACTGAAGTCGCTATAGGCGAAACGCTTACTGTAGATGGTGGCAGTGCAGCGAATGCCCTTGGTTTTGGACTCGGCGGAACTGCAAAAACGGTTACTGCTATCGAGAAAAACACCTTTGTGGAAGTAGTTTCCGCCTCTGCCACCGCCTACACTGCACTGCGAACAACGATGGGATCAAGTGCAGAGGGGTTGATGGGAGGGGACTTCACCTTTGCAGTTGCATCTGGAAGTACTATCCAAGACGGAAGTTTACGCATTATAACCAATAGTGGCATGCGTTTTGGCGAAACGACCAGTACGACGGTAAAGGGTGCTACAAATATTGGAACCATTGATACCACTAAGTCGCTTTCAACAGCGGGGTTTACGAACTACGATAGTAATAAAATCAAAGGATTTTTCACTGTCAACGGAGTGAAGATTGAATTACTGAAAGATCCTGACCCGAATGATCCCAGTGATGATCCGAATCCCACCGTCCAGGAGCTACTGGCAGCGATTAATGGCTCTGGCGCTGGAGTAACGGCTTCGTATGACGCGACGAATGGCAGGTTCCTGCTCACTTCCAACACACCTGGTGCTTCATCCGTGACAGTAGGTGATTCGACAGATACGTCTAATTTTCTCACAATGGCCGGTCTAACAGCAGTTTCCGGTGCCCAAACAACGGCGGGAAGTAGCCCTAGTGCGGTTGATCCAACGGTTACTGGGCTAGGATTCGGCAAAGGTATTTTTACTATAAACGGAGTAAGTATCTATGTCGACAATAAATACGATTCAATAAATGATGTCATTCGGAAAATAAATAATTCTGGTGCTGGTGTAACAGCAAGTTTTGATGTTAACTCGAATAAGCTACATCTCTCGAGCGAATTGGGAAAAAACACAACCAATGCCAGTAAGATTCAGATCGGTTCTGCCAATGATACGAGTAACTTTCTTGGGTTTGCCAATTTAGCAGCTAATTTTAGCAATCCAACTACGACGGTACAGGAAATTGGTACGAAAGGTCAGGATGCTGTTTTTCAGTATGATGGTGTTGTATATGTGAAAAACACCAACGAAATCGAAAAACTACCGGGTGGTATTGATTTGACCCTAAAAGGGGTGACCGCGTCGACCGAATCTATTACGGTTGCAGGCAACACCGACAATACCGTTGACAGAATCGCAAAATTTATTGCGCTCTACAATAAAGCTATGGAGTACATAAACCCGTTCCGTTTAAGTGATGACGATAGAAAATATCTGAAGCCACTTGATGCTGAATCGGTTCAAAGCATGACCTTCAGTCAGCAAGATCAGTATGAAGAGAAATACCGTTCGTTTAACATGCAGGAGACACTCCGCAAAAGCTCTGAGATGAAGGGTCTTTCGGCCAATATGAAGCGGCTTGTGACAGGGTATTATGGCGATGCCGGTTCAACGGTAAAAAGCCTTGGAGATATTGGCATTACGCTGGCTGGCCGTAATGATTATAAAGTGCTTATGAAGGGGATGTTATTACTTGATTCGACGGATGAAGAGGAAATTAAAGCTGCTTTGCAAAATAATGGTGTCTTTATGGCAGCCATTGCTGAAAACGAAGAGGAAGTATTTAATCTTTTCAGCCGTGTAGATGACAATGGAGATTCCTACGGTATTGCACGTAAAATGCAGGATATGATCGAAGGTTATGTATTCACCGATGGTGTTTTGAATAATAAACTCCGCGTTGGTGGGCTTATGAGTCGCGATGCTGACTCGTTAACAAAAAATATCACTCGTGAAAAAAAACGTCTTGATGCCTATGAAGCATCACTGAAGCGTCAGTATGCAGCGCTGGAGAAACGGATGTCTGAACTGCAGTCACAATCATCTGCACTGTTAAGCTTTGCGGGACTACCAAGTGGGTAA
- a CDS encoding HEAT repeat domain-containing protein: MSISVKKEENQSVFTLSGDFTAELGRELNSAVFQIDAELESIVLDFTEVHYINSSGISMLIELYKKTRPHSLKIVVRSLPVEVREFFMHARLNELFTIEGASNSNTVEQYIDLFQSADNRDEAIEALVKMENSVLPQLHQALLSENELIRAGAIVTLGHLDDTASVSTISHLLLHDESSDVRQSAAFSLGLLMDEQAVPALAQSLKDSVSEVAETAGRSLGIIGSEPAIHALCQSLRDDSPRVRGVAAHSLGMISHHAALGDIERLTQDSDSWVRMCSVQALGWMRAQHSAPVIIEALRDQNMMVREAAAASLGRIKAPNSVEPLSQGLSDENMWVAFFAAKALGQIGNPAAIPFLINAFTSTEYENVRIASLWALRELKATEAETYFIEAFEEPNEDIRKEALWGIASINHPKTIEFVLRALSDVRWIVRYAALQIIAQLKLYILESDLRLLLAEEKEDIVRCEISRVLVEIARSEP, encoded by the coding sequence ATGTCTATTTCGGTGAAAAAAGAAGAAAATCAGTCTGTTTTTACGCTTTCAGGAGATTTTACCGCTGAATTAGGTCGCGAACTGAACAGTGCTGTTTTTCAAATTGACGCCGAACTTGAAAGCATTGTTTTAGATTTTACTGAAGTGCACTACATTAACAGTTCTGGCATCTCAATGCTGATTGAACTCTACAAAAAAACACGACCGCATTCGTTGAAGATAGTGGTTCGTTCACTCCCTGTTGAAGTAAGAGAATTCTTTATGCATGCTCGTCTTAATGAGCTCTTTACGATTGAAGGGGCGAGCAATAGTAATACCGTTGAACAATACATCGATCTCTTTCAAAGCGCTGATAATCGGGATGAAGCAATTGAAGCGCTGGTCAAAATGGAAAATTCTGTTTTGCCACAACTCCACCAAGCTCTGCTTTCTGAGAATGAGCTTATTCGTGCCGGTGCCATTGTTACCCTTGGTCACCTAGACGATACTGCTTCGGTAAGTACTATCAGTCATTTGCTTTTGCATGATGAATCTTCTGACGTACGGCAGAGTGCGGCTTTTTCGCTCGGACTACTTATGGATGAGCAAGCCGTTCCAGCTCTGGCGCAATCGTTAAAAGATAGTGTCAGTGAAGTTGCCGAAACGGCTGGTCGCTCTCTTGGAATCATTGGATCCGAACCCGCTATTCACGCACTTTGCCAGTCGCTGCGTGATGATTCGCCGCGGGTTCGTGGTGTTGCCGCTCATTCATTGGGGATGATTTCGCATCACGCAGCATTAGGTGACATTGAACGCTTAACCCAAGATAGCGACTCATGGGTACGGATGTGTAGCGTACAGGCACTCGGATGGATGCGCGCACAACATTCTGCACCCGTGATCATTGAAGCATTGCGTGATCAAAATATGATGGTGCGTGAAGCTGCTGCCGCCAGCCTTGGACGGATTAAAGCACCAAACTCTGTCGAGCCTCTCAGTCAAGGGTTATCGGATGAAAATATGTGGGTCGCATTTTTCGCCGCCAAAGCTCTTGGGCAGATTGGCAATCCTGCCGCAATTCCATTTTTAATCAATGCATTTACCTCGACAGAATATGAAAATGTCCGAATTGCCTCACTGTGGGCGCTTCGTGAACTTAAAGCGACAGAGGCAGAGACATATTTTATTGAGGCGTTTGAAGAACCGAACGAAGATATTCGTAAAGAAGCACTGTGGGGGATTGCAAGCATAAATCACCCGAAAACTATCGAGTTCGTTTTGCGAGCTCTTTCGGACGTACGCTGGATTGTTCGCTATGCCGCATTACAAATCATCGCCCAACTAAAGCTGTATATTCTTGAGTCAGATTTGCGTCTTTTGCTTGCGGAAGAAAAAGAAGACATTGTTCGTTGTGAGATCAGTCGTGTATTAGTTGAAATTGCACGGAGTGAGCCATGA
- a CDS encoding SpoIIE family protein phosphatase, producing the protein MQSTENTWLDLFRSAFDTIEEGIFIIRRSGFKIVYANKKASRIFNMKPRELAQKTCHYILFNKLTKCDDCPIEAMYAADMAQVRDVKYVDYRSFQRNLVCRYSALNEEYFLMSNSDQTKEKSLINTITSQAKEMKAKNVVLNLRKKEVEKKQEFLTNVINGIREGIMVVDKSYRVELANQMLITVLGSSIEGESYPPCYTLAYQRSTPCPDCPMLPEHISKNVSARQIVDPHTKEEKNITVQFTRTATGLIESLRDTTKEKNLLTMIKNQQAQLTATNEQLEIAQQHIDEELRQVGELQHSLLPTVLPDDDRFDMATFYTPATQAGGDYYDFLEMSNGDIGILVADVSGHGLPAAVIMAMTRVIQRSLAMDEPSPAEALDKVNSMLCENIYTNDFVTMFYIILEKESLSARYSSAGHNPLIHYRLASNSFEKYTSKGFFLGAFDIGGYEEGSFHFEPGDILLLYTDGLVEAMNRDREQFGYDRVEAILREDASKGAQEIMDKMVSEVKRFADGVPFDDDMTMVVVKVNVNV; encoded by the coding sequence ATGCAGAGTACCGAGAACACCTGGCTAGACCTCTTTCGATCAGCGTTTGATACCATAGAAGAAGGTATATTCATTATACGTCGTTCCGGTTTTAAAATAGTATATGCGAACAAAAAAGCTTCGCGTATTTTCAACATGAAACCGCGTGAACTCGCTCAAAAAACCTGCCACTATATACTTTTCAATAAACTTACTAAATGTGATGATTGCCCGATTGAAGCTATGTATGCGGCTGATATGGCGCAAGTGCGTGATGTTAAATATGTCGATTATCGCTCATTTCAGCGTAATCTTGTTTGTCGCTACAGCGCCTTGAATGAGGAGTATTTCCTCATGAGCAATAGTGACCAAACAAAAGAAAAAAGTCTTATCAACACGATTACGTCACAAGCCAAAGAGATGAAGGCAAAGAACGTCGTCCTGAATTTGCGCAAAAAAGAAGTAGAAAAAAAACAGGAATTTCTCACGAATGTTATTAACGGTATCCGTGAAGGAATCATGGTTGTCGACAAAAGTTATCGCGTGGAATTGGCCAATCAAATGCTTATTACTGTTCTAGGAAGCTCTATAGAAGGGGAATCATATCCTCCATGCTATACACTGGCGTATCAACGCTCAACCCCTTGCCCTGATTGCCCTATGTTGCCTGAACATATCTCCAAGAACGTTTCGGCGCGGCAAATTGTTGATCCACATACCAAAGAAGAAAAAAATATTACGGTGCAATTTACACGCACTGCTACAGGATTGATCGAATCACTACGTGATACTACAAAAGAAAAAAATCTTTTAACAATGATCAAGAATCAACAGGCTCAATTGACTGCTACGAATGAACAGCTTGAGATAGCCCAACAACATATTGACGAAGAACTGCGTCAAGTAGGCGAACTGCAACACAGCTTACTGCCAACCGTATTGCCAGATGATGATCGTTTTGATATGGCGACGTTTTATACCCCAGCAACGCAAGCGGGGGGGGATTACTACGACTTCCTAGAGATGTCAAATGGCGATATAGGCATTCTTGTTGCCGATGTTAGTGGTCATGGGCTACCGGCAGCCGTTATTATGGCCATGACGCGCGTAATTCAACGTTCATTGGCGATGGACGAACCAAGCCCAGCGGAAGCCTTAGATAAAGTCAACTCTATGCTTTGTGAGAATATTTACACAAATGACTTTGTCACAATGTTCTATATTATTCTGGAAAAAGAGTCACTGAGTGCCCGTTATTCATCAGCCGGACATAATCCACTCATACATTATCGTCTTGCTTCGAATAGTTTTGAAAAATATACAAGTAAAGGGTTCTTTCTTGGGGCTTTTGATATCGGTGGATACGAGGAAGGATCCTTTCATTTTGAGCCTGGCGATATATTGCTTTTATATACTGATGGACTGGTAGAAGCGATGAATCGAGATCGGGAACAATTTGGGTATGATCGTGTAGAAGCGATTTTGCGCGAAGATGCATCAAAGGGGGCTCAAGAAATCATGGATAAAATGGTGAGTGAAGTAAAACGCTTTGCGGATGGAGTCCCTTTTGATGACGATATGACAATGGTTGTGGTGAAGGTTAACGTTAACGTGTGA
- a CDS encoding 4-hydroxy-3-methylbut-2-enyl diphosphate reductase — protein sequence MKLEVGKHAGFCFGVKRAIQVAFDSGEKYSGVVRTLGPIIHNPQVVQELEAAGIAVAQNLEEIPTDTGMVIIRSHGVGPQIYESANARNLALVDATCPFVKKIHSIVAQMDDEGYDIVVLGEADHPEVIGICAYVTNGRVFVIDEPEKIRDIRLGRKVALLAQTTQETRQFSALLAILGEKNNCEIRSFNTICDATGVRQQEAIRLAQQSDIVIIVGGKKSANTTRLAAICQEIQPSTYHVETVHELDAAWFTGKTRAGITAGASTPESEINKVVAWVQAIGQ from the coding sequence ATGAAACTTGAAGTCGGCAAACATGCTGGTTTTTGTTTTGGGGTAAAGCGCGCTATTCAGGTAGCGTTTGACTCAGGAGAAAAGTACAGTGGAGTGGTGCGAACTCTCGGGCCAATTATTCATAATCCACAGGTGGTACAGGAGCTTGAAGCTGCGGGTATTGCGGTCGCGCAAAATCTGGAGGAGATCCCTACCGATACGGGTATGGTGATTATCCGTTCTCACGGTGTTGGTCCACAGATCTATGAGTCAGCAAACGCACGAAATTTAGCGTTGGTTGACGCAACATGCCCTTTTGTGAAAAAAATTCATTCAATTGTCGCACAAATGGATGATGAAGGTTATGATATTGTTGTGCTTGGCGAAGCAGATCACCCCGAAGTTATAGGTATTTGTGCCTATGTTACGAATGGTCGGGTTTTTGTTATCGATGAACCGGAGAAAATTCGCGATATACGGTTAGGACGTAAGGTTGCGCTATTGGCACAAACAACCCAAGAAACGCGACAGTTCTCCGCACTGTTAGCGATTCTTGGTGAAAAAAATAATTGTGAGATTCGGAGCTTTAATACGATTTGCGATGCAACGGGAGTTCGTCAGCAGGAAGCTATCAGGCTCGCGCAACAGAGCGATATTGTAATTATTGTTGGTGGGAAAAAATCTGCCAACACGACGCGTTTAGCGGCTATCTGCCAAGAGATTCAACCATCTACTTATCATGTAGAAACGGTGCACGAGTTAGATGCTGCTTGGTTCACAGGAAAAACACGTGCTGGAATTACCGCCGGCGCAAGTACTCCTGAGAGCGAAATTAACAAAGTTGTTGCGTGGGTTCAGGCTATTGGTCAATAG
- a CDS encoding CheR family methyltransferase, giving the protein MNLLGAQVIKLSDEEFKLFRDMVYEYSGILFQDHKRYIIENRLSKRLKQLNFSTFKDYYYFLKYDRKRDDELVEVMNLLTINETYFFREPGQLRHMIQVGIPEVLKTKTDRTLRIWSAACSTGEEPYSMSILIKESGVLPAGYKLEIVGTDLSANAVEKAREAKYRKISFRSTDAKYMRHFVSQGLEYQVNSDIRLPVRIERANLLNPLDMSRYKNIDIIFCRNVLIYFDKESKQKVIDSFQKALQPKGYLYIGHSETLYGISEAFRMSNFGEGVVYTKK; this is encoded by the coding sequence ATGAATTTACTTGGTGCACAAGTTATAAAACTCTCGGATGAAGAATTTAAGCTTTTTCGCGATATGGTGTATGAATACAGCGGAATACTTTTTCAAGACCACAAGCGATATATTATAGAAAATAGACTTTCCAAAAGGCTGAAGCAGCTTAACTTTTCGACATTTAAAGACTACTATTACTTCCTTAAGTATGACCGTAAAAGAGACGATGAGCTCGTAGAGGTCATGAACCTTCTCACTATCAATGAAACCTATTTTTTTCGTGAGCCAGGCCAGCTTCGTCATATGATTCAGGTTGGCATACCAGAAGTGCTAAAAACGAAAACTGACCGCACTCTACGGATCTGGTCAGCGGCCTGCTCAACTGGAGAAGAGCCCTATAGTATGAGTATTTTGATCAAGGAGAGTGGCGTTCTCCCTGCCGGATATAAGTTGGAAATTGTCGGGACTGACTTAAGTGCCAATGCGGTTGAAAAAGCGCGTGAAGCAAAATATCGCAAAATTTCATTCCGTAGTACAGATGCCAAATATATGCGCCATTTTGTCTCGCAAGGTTTAGAGTATCAAGTGAATAGTGATATCCGTCTGCCGGTGCGCATTGAACGGGCAAACTTATTAAATCCTTTGGATATGTCGCGTTATAAAAATATTGACATTATATTTTGTCGTAACGTACTTATTTATTTCGATAAAGAGTCTAAACAAAAAGTTATAGACAGTTTTCAGAAGGCGTTACAGCCTAAAGGATACTTGTACATTGGGCATTCTGAAACACTCTATGGTATCAGCGAAGCGTTTCGGATGAGCAATTTCGGAGAAGGTGTTGTCTATACGAAAAAGTAA